One window of the Trifolium pratense cultivar HEN17-A07 linkage group LG2, ARS_RC_1.1, whole genome shotgun sequence genome contains the following:
- the LOC123904396 gene encoding disease resistance protein RPV1-like — protein MAWSTSSSTPQQTHEVFLSFRGEDTRYNFTSHLHATLTRLEVGTYIDYNLQRGDEISSSLLRAIEEAQLSVVVFSKNYGNSKWCLDELVKILECKKMKGQIVLPIFYDIEASHVRNQTGSYEEAFVKHEERFQGNLAKVQKWREALREAANLSGWVCSVNRMESELLEKIANDVIEKLNRVYVGDLDHKIAKLEQLATLQYQFYNKVAGLENVNKYNATVRRITELKMERSMRLFRLSPESGHALKGKS, from the exons ATGGCATGGTCAACCTCTTCCTCTACTCCTCAACAAACGCATGAAGTATTTCTTAGCTTTAGAGGCGAGGATACCCGCTACAACTTCACTAGCCATCTCCACGCCACTTTGACTAGACTTGAAGTCGGAACATATATAGACTACAATCTTCAAAGAGGGGATGAGATATCGTCCTCGCTTCTTAGGGCCATTGAGGAGGCACAACTTTCCGTCGTTGTTTTTTCCAAAAACTACGGAAACTCTAAGTGGTGTTTAGACGAGCTTGTGAAAATACTTGAATGTAAGAAGATGAAGGGGCAAATTGTTTTGcctattttttatgatattgaaGCCTCCCATGTGCGCAACCAAACGGGAAGTTATGAGGAGGCATTCGTTAAACATGAGGAACGATTTCAGGGAAATTTGGCGAAGGTGCAAAAGTGGAGGGAGGCTTTGAGAGAAGCAGCTAATCTGTCTGGTTGGGTTTGCTCTGTCAACAG GATGGAATCTGAACTTCTTGAGAAAATTGCGAACGATGTAATAGAAAAACTAAATCGAGTATATGTCGGTGACTTGGATCATAAGATTGCAAAGTTGGAGCAACTTGCAACGCTCCAATATCAATTCTATAACAAAGTAGCTGGCCTTGAAAACGTGAACAAATATAATGCAACGGTTCGACGTATCACTGAACTAAAAATGGAGAGAAGTATGCGTTTGTTTCGCTTGTCTCCGGAGTCCGGACATGCTTTAAAAGGAAAAAGCTAA